From the genome of Streptomyces sp. NBC_01341, one region includes:
- a CDS encoding alpha/beta hydrolase, which produces MRPATAAAAAATTILGVGAAAVAAGRYASDTALGATSQPRPFPADRRMTVHATAAGQVTLTRSFAALRPGVYGLTARDVHAVVGPVVAQSADGSADTVVRRLERVNLGSLKPGARVRLTPEIHVGDPLAALGLAYKEVEVPGELGALPAWFVPGARDTWVITVHGLGTTREHPLNVLGYLHAQQLPVLDLAYRGDPGAPRSPDGLAHLGESEWRDLDAAIRYAVRYGAESVILHGWSSGASMALHAAVNSALRDRIRGLVLDSPVLDWRTTLRALATARGVPAALLPLAVRAAQGQTGLRGAPLLDTSVPSALHCPTLVVHGPDDTLAPWRPSQELAARRPDLVTLHSVPQAPHAAMWNADPAGYEEALRRFLTPLM; this is translated from the coding sequence GTGCGCCCGGCAACAGCAGCGGCAGCGGCCGCCACCACGATCCTCGGAGTCGGCGCGGCAGCGGTCGCCGCCGGCCGGTACGCGAGCGACACCGCCCTCGGGGCCACGTCGCAGCCGCGTCCGTTCCCCGCCGACCGCCGTATGACCGTGCACGCCACGGCGGCCGGGCAGGTGACACTGACCCGGTCCTTCGCGGCGCTGCGTCCCGGTGTCTACGGCCTGACCGCACGCGACGTCCACGCGGTCGTGGGCCCGGTCGTCGCCCAGTCGGCCGACGGCTCGGCGGACACCGTCGTACGGCGGCTCGAGCGCGTGAACCTCGGCAGCCTGAAACCGGGCGCCCGGGTCCGCCTCACCCCGGAGATCCACGTAGGCGATCCGCTCGCCGCCCTCGGTCTCGCCTACAAGGAGGTCGAGGTCCCCGGAGAGCTCGGCGCACTGCCGGCCTGGTTCGTCCCCGGCGCCCGCGACACCTGGGTCATCACGGTCCACGGCCTCGGCACCACGAGGGAGCACCCGCTGAACGTGCTGGGCTACCTCCACGCCCAGCAGCTCCCCGTCCTCGACCTCGCCTACCGGGGCGACCCCGGAGCCCCGCGCTCACCCGACGGCCTCGCGCACCTCGGCGAATCCGAGTGGCGCGACCTCGACGCGGCCATCCGCTACGCCGTGCGCTACGGGGCCGAGAGCGTCATCCTGCACGGCTGGTCCTCGGGCGCCTCGATGGCCCTGCACGCGGCCGTCAACTCCGCCCTGCGCGACCGGATCCGCGGCCTCGTGCTCGACTCCCCGGTGCTGGACTGGCGGACCACCCTGCGCGCTCTCGCGACCGCCCGGGGCGTCCCGGCCGCGCTGCTGCCGCTCGCCGTCCGCGCGGCCCAGGGCCAGACCGGGCTCCGCGGGGCCCCGCTGCTGGACACCTCGGTCCCCTCCGCCCTGCACTGCCCCACCCTCGTCGTCCATGGCCCCGACGACACTCTCGCTCCCTGGCGGCCGTCGCAGGAGCTCGCCGCACGCCGCCCCGACCTGGTGACCCTGCACTCCGTACCGCAGGCTCCGCATGCGGCGATGTGGAACGCGGACCCGGCCGGATACGAGGAGGCACTCAGGCGCTTCCTCACGCCCCTGATGTGA
- a CDS encoding VOC family protein, producing the protein MARTDGVPTVYPTILYDDAKAAIEVLTKALGFTAEAVYEGEDGSVVHAELACGNGRVMLGSKGREGVFASAMADAGPAGVYVVLDEVDEHHARAVEHGVEILMPPTDQDYGSRDYMARDPEGNVWSFGTYAPGPAG; encoded by the coding sequence ATGGCACGCACGGACGGCGTCCCCACGGTCTATCCGACGATTCTCTACGACGACGCGAAGGCCGCGATCGAGGTGCTCACCAAGGCCCTGGGATTCACGGCGGAGGCGGTGTACGAGGGCGAGGACGGCAGCGTGGTCCACGCCGAGCTCGCGTGCGGCAACGGCAGGGTGATGCTCGGCTCCAAGGGGCGGGAGGGCGTCTTCGCCTCGGCGATGGCCGACGCCGGCCCCGCAGGGGTCTACGTCGTGCTGGACGAGGTGGACGAGCACCACGCGCGGGCGGTGGAGCACGGCGTGGAGATCCTGATGCCGCCCACCGACCAGGACTACGGCTCGCGGGACTACATGGCCCGGGATCCGGAGGGCAACGTCTGGAGTTTCGGCACCTACGCCCCGGGGCCGGCCGGCTGA
- a CDS encoding ABC-F family ATP-binding cassette domain-containing protein: protein MITASGVELRAGARILIESASFRIAKGDRIGLVGRNGAGKTTLTKCLAGEGTPAGGTITRGGEVGYLPQDPRTGDLEVLARDRILSARGLDEILRKMRENEERMANGKGATREKAMKRYERLETEFLTKGGYAAEAEAATIAAALSLPDRVLGQPLHTLSGGQRRRVELARILFSDADTLLLDEPTNHLDADSIVWLRDYLKTYRGGFIVISHDVELVETVVNKVFYLDANRAQIDIYNMGWKLYQQQREADEKRRKRERQNAEKKAATLNAQADKMRAKATKTVAAQNMAKRADRLLSGLDAVRVSDKVAKLRFPDPSPCGKTPLMAEGLSKSYGSLEIFTDVDLAIDKGSRVVILGLNGAGKTTLLRLLGGAEKPDTGEIIQGHGLKLGYYAQEHETLDPERTVLENMRSAAPDLDLVAVRKTLGSFLFSGDDVDKPAGVLSGGEKTRLALATLVVSSANVLLLDEPTNNLDPASREEILGALRTYKGAVVLVTHDEGAVEALQPERIILLPDGVEDLWGADYRDLVALA, encoded by the coding sequence GTGATCACCGCCTCCGGCGTCGAGCTGCGTGCCGGCGCCCGCATCCTCATCGAGTCCGCCTCCTTCCGTATCGCCAAGGGCGACCGCATCGGTCTCGTCGGGCGCAACGGCGCCGGCAAGACCACCCTGACCAAATGCCTGGCGGGGGAGGGGACTCCGGCCGGCGGCACCATCACGAGGGGTGGCGAGGTCGGCTACCTCCCCCAGGACCCCCGCACCGGCGACCTCGAGGTGCTGGCCCGCGACCGTATCCTCTCGGCCCGCGGGCTCGACGAGATCCTGCGCAAGATGCGGGAGAACGAGGAGCGGATGGCGAACGGCAAGGGCGCCACCCGCGAGAAGGCCATGAAGCGGTACGAGCGCCTGGAGACGGAGTTCCTCACCAAGGGCGGATACGCCGCCGAGGCCGAGGCCGCCACGATCGCCGCCGCGCTCAGCCTGCCCGACCGGGTGCTCGGCCAGCCCCTGCACACCCTGTCCGGTGGTCAGCGCCGCCGTGTCGAGCTCGCCCGCATCCTCTTCTCGGACGCCGACACCCTGCTCCTCGACGAGCCCACCAACCACCTGGACGCGGACTCGATCGTCTGGCTGCGCGACTACCTCAAGACCTACCGCGGTGGCTTCATCGTGATCTCCCACGACGTCGAGCTCGTCGAGACGGTGGTCAACAAGGTGTTCTACCTGGACGCCAACCGCGCCCAGATCGACATCTACAACATGGGCTGGAAGCTCTACCAGCAGCAGCGCGAGGCCGACGAGAAGCGCCGTAAGCGCGAGCGTCAGAACGCCGAGAAGAAGGCCGCGACCCTCAACGCCCAGGCCGACAAGATGCGGGCGAAGGCGACCAAGACCGTCGCCGCCCAGAACATGGCCAAGCGTGCCGACCGGCTGCTCTCCGGCCTGGACGCCGTACGGGTCTCGGACAAGGTCGCCAAGCTGCGCTTCCCGGACCCCTCTCCCTGCGGGAAGACCCCGCTGATGGCGGAGGGTCTGTCCAAGTCCTACGGGTCGCTCGAGATCTTCACCGATGTGGACCTCGCCATCGACAAGGGCTCGCGGGTCGTCATCCTCGGCCTCAACGGTGCGGGGAAGACCACGCTGCTCCGGCTTCTCGGCGGCGCCGAGAAGCCCGACACAGGCGAGATCATCCAGGGGCACGGCCTCAAGCTCGGCTACTACGCGCAGGAGCACGAGACCCTCGACCCGGAGCGCACCGTCCTGGAGAACATGCGCTCCGCGGCGCCCGACCTCGACCTCGTCGCGGTCCGCAAGACGCTCGGTTCGTTCCTGTTCTCGGGGGACGACGTGGACAAGCCCGCCGGCGTGCTCTCCGGCGGCGAGAAGACCCGGCTCGCCCTGGCGACGCTGGTCGTGTCGTCCGCCAACGTGCTGCTGCTCGACGAGCCCACGAACAACCTCGACCCGGCCAGCCGCGAGGAGATCCTCGGGGCCCTGCGCACCTACAAGGGCGCCGTCGTCCTCGTCACCCACGACGAGGGTGCCGTCGAGGCGCTCCAGCCGGAGCGGATCATCCTGCTGCCCGACGGGGTCGAGGACCTCTGGGGTGCCGACTACCGGGACCTAGTCGCCCTCGCCTGA
- a CDS encoding helix-turn-helix domain-containing protein produces the protein MAETLKKGSRVTGAARDKLAADLKKKYDSGASIRALAEETGRSYGFVHRMLSESGVTLRGRGGATRGKKAASA, from the coding sequence GTGGCCGAGACTCTGAAGAAGGGCAGCCGGGTTACCGGCGCCGCGCGTGACAAGCTCGCGGCAGACCTGAAGAAGAAGTACGACTCCGGTGCGAGCATCAGGGCGCTGGCCGAGGAAACCGGCCGCTCCTACGGGTTCGTCCACCGGATGCTCAGCGAGTCCGGAGTGACGCTGCGGGGACGCGGCGGCGCGACGCGGGGCAAGAAGGCCGCTTCGGCCTGA
- a CDS encoding enoyl-CoA hydratase/isomerase family protein, which translates to MTSLDSVFDKDGVRLTVDDAVATVTLTNPAKRNAQSPALWRALAEAGRVLPGSVRVVVLRGEGKSFSAGLDRQAFTPEGFDGEPSFLDMARGPEAELDATIAEYQEAFTWWRRNDIVSIAAVQGHSIGAGFQLALACDLRIVAEDVQFAMRETSLGLVPDLTGSHPLVHLVGYARALEICATGRFVHADEAERIGLANYVAPADQLEAAANDLAAALLAAPRDAVVETKALLSGAVTRTYEEQRVAERAAQGRRLRDLAGLSD; encoded by the coding sequence ATGACCTCGCTCGACTCTGTGTTCGACAAGGACGGCGTACGGCTCACCGTCGATGACGCGGTTGCCACCGTGACACTCACCAACCCGGCCAAGCGCAACGCTCAGTCTCCCGCTCTGTGGCGGGCGTTGGCAGAGGCCGGACGAGTGCTCCCCGGCAGCGTGCGGGTCGTGGTGCTCCGGGGCGAGGGCAAGTCCTTCTCCGCGGGCCTCGACCGGCAGGCGTTCACGCCCGAAGGCTTCGACGGTGAGCCGTCCTTCCTCGACATGGCGCGAGGCCCGGAGGCAGAACTCGACGCGACCATCGCCGAGTACCAGGAGGCGTTCACCTGGTGGCGCCGCAACGACATCGTGTCGATCGCGGCCGTACAGGGACACTCCATCGGTGCGGGCTTCCAGCTCGCCCTGGCCTGTGATCTGCGGATCGTCGCCGAGGACGTGCAGTTCGCCATGCGCGAGACCAGCCTGGGACTCGTCCCCGACCTCACGGGTTCGCACCCCCTCGTGCACCTCGTGGGATACGCGCGCGCGCTCGAGATCTGCGCGACGGGCCGCTTCGTCCACGCCGACGAGGCCGAGCGCATCGGCCTCGCCAACTACGTGGCCCCCGCCGACCAGCTCGAAGCCGCCGCGAACGACCTCGCCGCGGCGCTGCTCGCAGCGCCGCGCGACGCGGTCGTCGAGACCAAGGCGCTGCTGAGCGGCGCCGTCACGCGGACCTACGAGGAGCAGCGCGTCGCCGAACGCGCGGCCCAGGGCCGCCGGCTGCGCGACCTCGCCGGCCTCTCGGACTGA
- a CDS encoding Asp23/Gls24 family envelope stress response protein, which yields MTETPQRNRPDSPGSTSGGDEGGQSQFAKRGGGAPATRGRTTIADGVVEKIAGLAARDVVGVHAMGSGLSRTFGAMRDRVPGGGKSVTRGVKAEVGESQTALDLEIVVDYGVSISDVAREVRENVIAAVERMTGLEVVEVNIAVSDVKLPDEEDEDESEPRLQ from the coding sequence ATGACCGAAACCCCACAGCGCAACCGGCCCGACAGCCCCGGCAGTACGTCCGGCGGGGACGAGGGAGGGCAGAGCCAGTTCGCCAAGCGCGGCGGAGGGGCCCCCGCCACCCGGGGCCGCACCACGATCGCGGACGGTGTGGTCGAGAAGATCGCCGGTCTGGCGGCACGCGACGTGGTCGGCGTCCACGCGATGGGCAGCGGTCTCTCCCGGACGTTCGGAGCCATGCGAGACCGTGTCCCCGGCGGCGGCAAGTCGGTCACCCGCGGCGTGAAGGCCGAGGTCGGGGAGTCGCAGACCGCGCTCGACCTCGAGATCGTCGTCGACTACGGCGTGTCGATCAGCGACGTGGCCCGCGAGGTGCGGGAGAACGTCATCGCGGCGGTCGAGCGCATGACCGGCCTGGAGGTCGTCGAGGTCAACATCGCCGTCAGCGACGTCAAGCTGCCGGACGAGGAGGACGAGGACGAGTCCGAGCCACGACTCCAGTAG
- a CDS encoding DUF6286 domain-containing protein, producing MSEPHDPENRTQRLPTVEPEGDGGVLAMEQSASGSSYEPAAAPDRSGGRAGRFWAQRRVPAVLVAVVVLGGAGILLYDIVAVRAGRPAMQWRRTVADDLASRHLDDVWVLAGSAVAAALGLWLLLLALTPGLRALLPMRRDHAGVRAGLDRKAAAMALRDRAAEVAGVQSVRVKMKRRKATVRALSHFRELDDIRADLDTVLGRAVRDLGLARQPGLSVRVRRPAKKG from the coding sequence GTGAGCGAGCCTCACGACCCGGAGAACCGCACGCAGCGCCTGCCCACGGTCGAGCCGGAGGGTGACGGCGGCGTACTCGCCATGGAACAGTCCGCGTCCGGTTCGTCCTACGAACCCGCCGCCGCACCCGACCGGTCCGGCGGCCGGGCCGGCCGCTTCTGGGCCCAGCGCCGTGTCCCCGCCGTCCTGGTCGCGGTGGTCGTCCTCGGGGGCGCCGGAATCCTGCTGTACGACATCGTGGCGGTACGGGCCGGCCGCCCGGCCATGCAGTGGCGGCGCACGGTCGCCGACGACCTGGCGAGCCGTCACCTCGACGACGTGTGGGTGCTGGCGGGTTCAGCCGTCGCGGCCGCGCTGGGGCTCTGGCTGCTCCTCCTGGCCCTCACGCCCGGTCTCCGCGCGCTGCTGCCGATGCGCCGGGATCACGCCGGTGTCCGGGCCGGTCTCGACCGGAAGGCCGCCGCCATGGCGCTGCGCGACCGGGCCGCGGAAGTGGCGGGTGTCCAGTCCGTGCGGGTGAAGATGAAGCGCCGCAAGGCGACCGTGCGGGCTCTGTCGCACTTCCGCGAGCTCGACGACATCAGGGCCGACCTGGACACCGTCCTGGGCCGGGCCGTCCGTG